In the Kwoniella mangroviensis CBS 8507 chromosome 3, whole genome shotgun sequence genome, one interval contains:
- a CDS encoding histone H3 has protein sequence MARTKQTARKSTGGKAPRKQLATKAARKQTTSAAAGGVKKPHRYRPGTVALREIRRYQKSTELLIRKLPFQRLVREIAQDFKTDLRFQSSAVLALQEASEAYLVSLFEDTNLAAIHAKRVTIQPKDLQLARRLRGERS, from the exons ATGGCCCGAACCAAGCAAACCGCTAGAAAATCCACCGGTGGTAAAGCCCCAAGAAAGCAAC TTGCTACCAAGGCTGCCCGAAAGCAAACCACCTCTGCCGCCGCCGGTGGTGTCAAGAAGCCCCACAGATACAGACCTGGTACCGTCGCTCTCCGAGAAATCAGAAGATACCAAAA ATCCACTGAGCTCTTGATCCGAAAACTTCCTTTCCAACGATTAGTTAGGGAAATCGCCCAAGACTTCAAGACCGACTTGCGATTCCAATCTTCCGCCGTCTTGGCTTTACAAGAAGCTTCCGAAGCTTACCTCGTCTCCTTGTTCGAGGACACCAACTTGGCTGCCATCCACGCCAAGAGAGTTACCATTCAACCCAAGGATCTCCAACTCGCCCGAAGACTCCGAGGTGAACGATCATAA